The DNA segment CTTTGAAGATTCCCTGAGGACGCAAGAGGAATTTTCCTACTGTTATGCAACGCGTGTCGGCAACTCCCTTCGGCACACTTTTTCAAATGCTGCGAATAGTTTGGTTGGTTTTTGACTAAAGAGGTGATATTCCGTAGCATTGTTATgttaagataatgataatattctggCTAATTTGGTGCTATTTTCCTAGTGTTTACCTGTGTTTGCTATATGGATCTTATTTAGTCTGCAAAGTCGTATTTAGTGGAATAATCATTCATCCCACAAGCGCCAAGTCGaaggctaaaaaataaaaacttcttgaACTAACTTCACTGCGGACGGTAACCTTTAAATTTTGCACTCCGACCTAATTGGTCGTACGGGTCTAATAGATAAGCTTAGTTCTAGTCTTCCGACTAGGTTACTGCAACAATTTTTCATTTGGGTTTATGTCATTTTTAGGCTAATTTTAGCTCCGCGGAAATGGGCCGTATCGTCAGATTTATTGAGGTAagaatattttattcagaaataagGAAGACGAACAGAAAATGTCAACacagaggaaagaaaacaatgttcGAGACGCTTCTGCTGTTTGTGCTTAACCTAAAGCAGAGCCTCACTGTGCTAATCATGATAAAACCGCGTGACACGTTCCACGCAAATGTTCTGTAAATGGGGAAGTAAAAAATGCTTGTGGAAAATGTATATTTCACAACATACTGACATCAGTtaaatatacatccatatatgaattgaatatatacttatatggtTCGTAGTGCCCAGAGAATCACAAGTAGAAAGATTCCCCAAAGAGAATAAACGATGTATTCCTCCTCGCTTAATTCCTTAAAACGCGATAAATATTTTGGAATCTGATCAATATGAATCTCTTTAATACAAAttgttgaaatacagaaaaccgGGCTGACAGACGGTTAATTACTTCCATTTGCAATACTATAAGACAGCATAGCAACCCATCTACCATCAGTCCTTTAATTTAAGTCATTAAACCTTTCCAAATTTCTAATGCGCTTTAGTGAAGTAAGAAGGCCACCTAAAGCTTCACTGGAAAGCCACTTTCTTGATCCAGGAGAGATACGGTGGATGGCGGACGTCGGCGTAAATTCCTGGAAACTCGCTGAGGCCACACCCGTAACCTAAGGAAACCACTCCAGCCAAGACGTACTTCTTCTCCTCATTGAGATAAGTGACGGGACCACCGGAGTCTCCCTGCAATTAAGGAAGGAATGTTATTTTTAGGCGATTGATCTTAGGGCATACTGGATTCAGTGCCGTGATAAACTCGAAAATGTCATTGCACTCGTATTTAAAGTGCGCAAAGAAATTCGATTTTAACTgcgcattcttcttcttcattttcccagCCTTACCTGACAGGCATCTTTGCCCCCTCGAGGATCTCCCGCGCAAAGGACGGTCTCAGCAATTCCTCTTGGCCACACGATCCTGTAGTCTCTCAGAGTAGAATAACTCTGGTCACAGACAGAGGTCGGGAATACAGTGACGTTGACCTCCTGAATAATCGACCTGCCTTTGCCACCTATTGGAGAGAGTCAAGTTTTTGAAAACGAAAGCTTTCGCATTTTTatttactggaaaagaaaatggaaaaggtttGTGAAATTACCCTGCTACAAAATTAGCGAacataaaactaataaagaaagaaggtttttcagcagctttattttttcatacaatcGAGGGAATTATATAGACATCTTCTCCCTATATTCTCAGTCTCCTCATCTATAAGTAAACCTACCGAATTCCAAAGCACCCCATCCTGTGAGAGAAACCTTCTCATTTAACAGACGTCTGTTCCGGGCATCACCCCAAGGAAGGCAAACCGGATTTACGTAcctctgtgaaaaaaaaagagtccaaGTAGGTGTATTACACAGTTGGGCTAACATCTATTTTCTcgaaaaagataaaaccattaCT comes from the Macrobrachium rosenbergii isolate ZJJX-2024 chromosome 3, ASM4041242v1, whole genome shotgun sequence genome and includes:
- the LOC136851646 gene encoding clotting factor G beta subunit-like — translated: MGCFGIRSIIQEVNVTVFPTSVCDQSYSTLRDYRIVWPRGIAETVLCAGDPRGGKDACQGDSGGPVTYLNEEKKYVLAGVVSLGYGCGLSEFPGIYADVRHPPYLSWIKKVAFQ